In Corythoichthys intestinalis isolate RoL2023-P3 chromosome 4, ASM3026506v1, whole genome shotgun sequence, a genomic segment contains:
- the LOC130915138 gene encoding uncharacterized protein LOC130915138, producing the protein MSVGLLLFLLLTGSASQLQLVNYPEPTCAARGSTVTLPCFFKPQALVLRTLWCIKHEICQGTKPSQSVTHVVYDSNITKINSRYDYLGDLKGNCTLRIRDIQQGDNEIFRFRMETIGKPFTQRSGVKVTVVEGEPMRVLSVDPGWAREGEAVTLNCTSRCSFLGLDVMWRRNGGELPETGPALRLSNLTAGETGGYTCALRRDPKTRSPPFNLTVEPRLNDSSALSGISVSLWAALVAVFVIAAAIVVILFLVKRRRRQRTLHAGKEGSGHENVYDEPPPHASRSGPYGQEVGQAAEEVNYAAVQFQSKPTSRPAAETDEDVVYSAVTKTLA; encoded by the exons ATGTCTGTCGGCCTTTTGCTCTTTTTGCTTCTGACAG GTTCGGCCAGCCAGCTGCAATTGGTTAACTACCCAGAGCCGACGTGCGCGGCCCGCGGTTCCACCGTCACGCTGCCGTGCTTCTTCAAGCCCCAAGCGCTGGTGTTGCGGACGCTGTGGTGCATCAAGCACGAAATCTGCCAGGGCACCAAGCCGTCCCAGTCCGTCACCCACGTGGTGTACGACAGCAACATCACTAAAATAAACTCGCGCTACGACTACCTGGGAGACTTGAAGGGAAACTGCACGCTGCGGATCCGTGACATCCAGCAGGGTGACAACGAAATCTTCCGATTCCGGATGGAAACCATAGGAAAGCCTTTCACTCAAAGGAGCGGGGTAAAGGTCACCGTTGTCG AAGGCGAACCGATGCGGGTGCTGAGCGTCGACCCCGGATGGGCCCGCGAGGGCGAGGCGGTAACCCTGAACTGCACGTCGCGCTGCTCCTTCCTGGGTCTGGATGTGATGTGGCGACGGAACGGAGGCGAGCTCCCGGAGACCGGCCCCGCCCTCCGGCTGAGCAACCTGACGGCGGGCGAGACGGGCGGCTACACGTGCGCCCTCCGCAGGGACCCCAAAACAAGGTCGCCACCCTTCAACCTAACCGTGGAACCCCGCCTAAATG ACTCATCCGCGTTGTCCGGCATCTCCGTCAGCCTCTGGGCGGCGCTTGTCGCCGTTTTTGTCATCGCAGCTGCCATCGTTGTCATCTTGTTCCTAGTCAAACG GAGGCGACGGCAGCGGACCCTTCACGCCGGAAAGGAGGGATCG GGACATGAAAACGTGTACGACGAACCGCCGCCGCACGCTAGTCGAAGCGGGCCATACGGACAGGAAGTCGGTCAAGCTGCGGAGGAAGTCAACTACGCCGCTGTGCAGTTTCAGTCCAAACCCACGAGCAG GCCGGCGGCGGAGACCGACGAGGACGTGGTCTACTCGGCCGTCACCAAAACGCTCGCCTGA